From Cannabis sativa cultivar Pink pepper isolate KNU-18-1 chromosome 8, ASM2916894v1, whole genome shotgun sequence, a single genomic window includes:
- the LOC133030520 gene encoding uncharacterized protein LOC133030520 gives MRLFSYENAKLYKENTKKWHDKRIQPRVFEKGQRVLLFNSRLRLFPGKLKSRWSGPFTITKVYPHGAVDVCNEQFGKEFKVNGQRLKHYLGGEVDRAKTSITLEDA, from the coding sequence ATGAGGTTGTTTTCGTATGAGAATGCCAaactttataaagaaaataccaaGAAGTGGCATGACAAAAGAATTCAACCTCGAGTGTTTGAGAAAGGGCAGCGAGTTTTGCTTTTTAACTCGCGGTTGAGGTTATTTCCGGGCAAATTGAAGTCTCGTTGGTCGGGCCCATTCACCATAACCAAAGTTTATCCTCATGGAGCTGTGGATGTTTGTAATGAGCAATTCGGAAAGGAATTTAAAGTGAATGGGCAGCGTCTAAAGCATTATCTTGGTGGTGAGGTCGATCGAGCAAAAACCTCAATCACTTTGGAGGATGCATGA